A region from the Triticum aestivum cultivar Chinese Spring chromosome 3D, IWGSC CS RefSeq v2.1, whole genome shotgun sequence genome encodes:
- the LOC123076856 gene encoding E3 ubiquitin-protein ligase SINA-like 7, giving the protein MDSSNSNKRRGEAPREGDRWMDVRILKETLDCTVCFEHFSTEIYQCSVGHFICSSCRDKILDKKCPTCSIKTSFNRCFGMEHVVRSVAFPCSNAKYGCREGHAYYQKERHEQVCPYGPCFCPASDCGFGGLTPELLDHLTIYHMSPCTDLPYHGTVALRLEPGIHVLAPRNKSNNHFFMINMEPERLGYAISVVCVQPKATEPKFACSMSYDCSGTGYCGSASCQIKSSTLSDGLPTDYDLIPPKRKISGDRKFIMLRITIHQASSVSKSRVKGKGLTSAPLTLFPRCSDEDADIVCRSCIEGKGPTSSQKLLFPDCSSDDDDDVPSRFERALQRVSLLD; this is encoded by the exons ATGGACAGCAGCAACTCCAACAAGAGGAGAGGCGAAGCTCCGAGAGAGGGAGACCGCTGGATGGATGTCAGAATATTGAAGGAGACCCTTGACTGCACAGTCTGCTTTGAGCACTTCAGCACTGAGATTTATCAG TGTTCTGTGGGGCATTTCATATGCTCGTCTTGCCGCGACAAGATACTGGACAAGAAGTGCCCCACGTGCTCTATCAAAACTTCCTTCAACCGCTGCTTTGGGATGGAACATGTTGTCCGGTCAGTTGCATTTCCTTGCTCCAATGCCAAGTATGGATGCAGAGAGGGTCACGCATACTATCAGAAAGAAAGACACGAGCAGGTATGCCCGTATGGCCCATGCTTCTGCCCAGCGTCCGACTGCGGCTTTGGTGGGCTGACACCCGAGCTCCTGGACCATCTCACCATCTATCACATGTCTCCATGTACCGACCTCCCATATCATGGGACGGTGGCTCTCCGCTTAGAACCGGGCATACATGTTCTGGCACCCCGCAACAAGAGCAACAACCATTTTTTCATGATCAACATGGAGCCAGAGCGGCTTGGATATGCTATCTCAGTCGTCTGCGTCCAACCTAAAGCTACGGAGCCCAAGTTCGCATGTAGTATGAGTTATGACTGCTCTGGGACAGGTTATTGTGGAAGTGCAAGTTGCCAAATAAAAAGCTCTACACTCTCTGATGGGCTACCGACGGACTACGACTTAATTCCACCCAAGAGAAAAATTTCTGGTGATCGAAAATTTATCATGCTGAGAATCACCATTCATCAAGCTTCAAGTGTCAGCAAATCCCGTGTTAAAGGAAAGGGCCTGACTTCTGCTCCATTGACCCTGTTTCCTCGTtgttctgatgaagatgctgataTAGTCTGCAGATCCTGTATTGAAGGAAAGGGCCCGACTTCCTCTCAAAAGCTACTGTTTCCTGATTGTTCttctgatgacgatgatgatgtgccCTCAAGATTCGAGCGTGCTCTCCAACGGGTGTCCCTGCTTGATTAA